Within Chroicocephalus ridibundus chromosome 11, bChrRid1.1, whole genome shotgun sequence, the genomic segment TACAAaaagactgtctttttttcataACCATGATGCTCCTTCTGAAAACTTACCTTTAAATTGTCTGGAAATTCTGCtagtttctgctttgcttttagaAGCTGCTTCGTTAGCTCAGGGAGTGTAATTGGTTCCTTTACTTCATCTTTACTGTCAAGAAAAGAGTGGGTGTCATGAGTAACTGTTTTGCTTAAATGACTGCGTAGGGTCCCTCCTGCACAGGGAGCACAGGAGAGCTGGACAAGTGATACCACGCTCTAGCTCATTCTTGCCGAAGTCCCAAATAATTGTTCAACAAAGAGACAGACCTCTTGGATCACGCTTGTCCTTTTCATTATCCTTCCCTTTTCAAGCTGCCCTGTTTATTCACCGTGCCAACCCCCACTGTGTAGCAGGAAGTTATTCCGCATGAGCTTCCGTTACAAGCTTACGGACATGGTAGTTCAGCCCCAGAGAAACGCAAGACTTTTGAGATGTATGTTGAAGGGTCCGGGGGTGACAAGCTTGAGATTAGAGGCAAACCCAAGAAATTtgctgcacaaacacacacaaaaaagcaatgcttttcaaTCCATTCATTCATGTTCTGAAGCTTACCAATTCATCTGGTTGCTGTCAGAGCATGGTTTGTCCAATCCAGTCTCTGAATTCTGCTGCACGTTGCTTTCCTGGGTGATTCCATTTGTGTTTTCCTGGAGATTGTTcctctgctgctgatgctggcGGATCATATCTGCTAAAATCTGCTGGACCTCAGCTATATCTCTCTGGGTGTTCTGTAAAGCAGCAATCTCTTCTGAAAGAAGCACTTTGCAGCCATTCAGTTTTGGCTGACTGTCTACCAAATTCAACGAGCTACTTCTCGAGTCACTTTCTGTCTCACACCCACAAACTTCATTTGTATTGCAGAGGTTTTCATCCATCTCAACTGCAGTTTGATCAGGAGTTTCTTCAGAGGAAGACTGACCTGAAATGTAACTCTTCTCAACGGCTGTCTGCTCACTGGGATGGAGCACAGGATCCACAACAGCCTTTTGCAGGACAAGGGAGTCTTTGGGTGGGTTCCACCACAGGTCATACAGCAATCCATACGCCACAAAGCCCTCTAAACTTCTGCAAGCGTCCATGCTCTGGGAATCTGTGCCGTCCAGTTTGTGTCTCAGGTTATCACAgcctaataatgaaaaaagaattataaatagTTCATAGagatttccagagaaaaagaCCAGATCTGGTAAATGAACAACTCTCCTGGAGACTCAAACCAGAGATTTACTCAGATGCTGGCAGAGTggtgcagaaagcagaaaagcaaaggtaGACACCTTTGgcatctttttaaacaaaatactctGCTCTAGCTAGCATGAGACTGCATGTTCTCATTATCTACAACAAATTTCCGTGGTCCTGAGCTGCACATCAAGATATTCACATGATCAAGAGCCACAAAATAAATGCACTGCATACTCCGGAGAGAACGAAGGGAAGGGCCGGTTGGGGTGATTTGGAACTATGAGATGAACACAGCTTTCCAATGGCCCCATCTCCCTTACAGAACAGAACTTGCTCAGTTCCTTGCATCACCTGCACCAGCTGACACTGCTGAGCTTCCTTCTACAGCCAGGAATTTTGATCACCCAACGGCCCTTGCACTAGCCAATTTCCACAGGTTTCTACATATATGGGTACGTCTTCCTCCTTCCAAACATTATTATGCCTAGTAATATCAATGGACACACAGCTGTGATTCCAAGGAAGATCCCTCTGTCAGTGCCAGGAGATACACAAGAAGAGACTTACCTTCAGGAAGGACGATACTGCAGATCTCTTGCATCAGAGTGAAGTTGCCAGCATCATAACTGCGGGACACAGCTCCAAGAATACTTTTCACTGTCTCATCCCAGGTAGCGGTCCGATAGCTCAGGGCTGCAAGGGTCAGGTCATGGGAGATATGGAAAAGCACCTACAGAAAGCACCAGGGAGCACGATGAACAGTTTTACTGCAACATATGAATTACTTACAGCTTAAGACCATTGTGGAAGAGCCCAGAAGCACACGACTTCACCAAAAGCTATTTTAACAACAATGCAATTTACACAGTCTCCTTCATGCAGGAGATGGAGCACTTTTACATTACTTGTAACTGTGAAATCAGCAGCTGTGCTTGCTTGTGTCTTACTAAACAGATGAGAAGCAGGAGCACACCACAGGTCAGTGACTCACTGTGGTCACAGAGAGAAGAGCTGCAGGAGCACCAGTCTATGAACAGACCTTCTGAGCCCCAGGATATTTTAACAACAAGCAGCCCTGACTCCCCTAACAGTTCGACAGAAACCCCTGAATCACTGCTGAGCCTCCTCAGCTGTGCCAATCACTCCCACCCAGCCAGCACATCTCGATGATCTCAGTGCTCATGACCGTGCGTCAGTTCTTACCCTGCACAGAAACAAATGGATAAACAAACTGATGGCTACGCATGCAGTCCCGGGTGCCTATCATCTACTTCTCCCGGAGTATAACCATATCCTGCAGCAGGGTGCAGACATCAGTCCCCTGGGAATGGCTGGCAAAACACCACCAAGTGGCTGCATTTTACTGCTTAGCGTGTATACACATCTAAATCCATTTACCTGCTTTGGGTGCGAGTTGCTGGTAGAAGGAGGATGCTCAATACTGCGCAGCTGCTCCCGTGCACACATGGCTTGTTCGGTGGAGTCCATGCCCAATTTGTTCTGCCACACTTCTATCACCATGTCAAAGAATGAGGCCTCTCTGTTCAGCTCCCAGCTGTGGTAACAGGGAGGCACGGGGCTCTTTCGGTCACAGGGATTTCTTTCACTAAGGCACTTGCAAAGCAGTTCGTTAAGGCAGAAAACAAgtctttgtccctataataataataataataataataataataataataataataataaaaaaaaagagagcactgagctgctgctaaaagaaaaacaatcccgTACTGACCACAGCAGGTAGACAAATTTAACAACGTCATGGCTACTAGCAGCTTGTTGGTGATAGACTGTTTCACAACTGCAGCTACCAAAGAACAACGCTGATAAGACTCGGAGACTCTCAGGTCAGAAGGAAACCTCAGAACAAGCCAAGCTAGCCTTCTGCTTCTCAGTTCGCGTGGAAACAAATTTCTGGATTAAGCCTGCAGCAGATGGACTTACAGTTAGCTCATTGGTTCCTTTAATGTAAACAGCAAATGCTTTCCTTCACTTCTTTCTTCTTATGGTCAGTATTacgtacttaaaaaaaaataagaaatcccATTCTCAACTACCTCTCATGTAACTACCAAGCATGGAACCTACGTGCCTCCCCACCGTGGGCCCTTTGCCTCTGCAAAGGCACGTGCTTTTTCATAGGGTCACTGCAATAAACTTCTAGAAAAATACTTTGAGGCAAAACCAGCTCAAAGGACTACTTGTGGACTATTAACATATGGGAAGTGGTGCAAAGTTACTCAAGTTAATCTGGAGAGAGACAACGCCGGAGAAAGCGGAAAGGAAACAACCCGACTCACAAATAAAGTTTTATGTTGCTGAAGGACTTCCTGAGCTCCCACCCAGTTCCTGGACAACAGCAGGTCTTGGGCACATCTGAGAGACAAACTTGCTGACAACTCCTCCTCTCCAGATACCAGCGCAAGCTCCGCAGCAGTTTTAAGGGATGTCACATCCCCCTTTTTTGCCAACACCTTAACTGCATCATAGGGTGAGGCGGCCCCCAAAtaactgaaaagagagaaaaagcaacttGATTAGTactaaaatactacttttaaattGTAATGCAACACAATAGCACAAACATACAAATGAAGAGAAACCTGTATTTTCCACAGGTTCTCAGAGCTCTCATCACTTTGCCGTACCAAAGTTTACTATAGACATATGGCACATGACCTGATGGAAAGCTACAAAGGGAAAGTCACAGAGCCTGGACTGAATCTGGTGAACCTGGACTGAAACCTCTGGTGGTGTGCATATCACACACGGCTTggatgagaaacagaaataaataaatagattcaAGAGAGAAAGGTTACGTGCGGTAGTCTATCCCTGCTGCGTTTCTCTGGATTTCATATGAATCCTTTCACAAATGTGAACACCTTCAAAAATGCCAAAACTGAAATCGGCATCAAGCAAAGGACACTATTCcagacaaaatatttcaagtgCCATTAGTGATTCTGGCAGTCACTAATTTGAAACACTCTAGTTGGAGGAGGATAACCCAGTGATTAGGATATTAGCTAAGGCCTCAAGAAACTCAAGATGAACTGTTGCATTGCACATTTCCAGTGGAAAGGTTGGAAACATCACATAGTCTTTTCGTATACATCCTCATCTTAAGTCTTGCTAGACTAGTTTACAAAGACTTCCAGTAATGTCTATGGAAAGAGAGGGCTCTACTGTGGTATGGCATTTGGACCTTCTGCTCTGAGCTGCCCTCTGGAGCTTCTAGAGGGAGTCTACTGAGATTGAGCTCAGAAAGCACCTTAGGCAAATAATGACCAGACAAACCAGTTAATAGATTTCAGCTGCTACAAAACAAAGAACCTTCTTTGTTTCAGGCATGGAACCAATTCTGTCTTCTTCTTAGTAACACTCACCATTTGGCGGCCATGGAATAATGACCATCTTTCTCTAACAGAGCTGCCCAGCTGGTGTAGAGATCCTTCAGAATTGGATCTTCTGGACGCAACCTGGCCTTAGCAATTACAATTGCTTCCCTAATGCACAGAAGTGAAACCAGGCAGAAAAGTTAATTGACTGTGTACAAGAAGTGAACCAAAATGTCAAATCTACCCCACTAGAAAACAAGAGCAAATTCTAAACATAAATATACAGCAACCTGTAAAAATGGTTCACTTTCAGGAGCTCGACAGCCTCGTACACTTTatggatggagaggagatgggaggCAGCCTTCACATATTGCTCCTGAAAACACAGCTGCTTCGCAAAGGCTTCTACTGTCCAAACCCAGGCCTGATATCCAACTGCAAAAGAGAAGGCAATGTAATTGGACACAAAGTTTTAGAACTGGAAGAATTCCTGTGGGATGAGGTCATCACTGGTTTCTTCAATGTGTACCTCTTCTCTGCCTCAAATTACTTTGTTTCTTAACAATCCTAATACAAATCACTGAGGCAATGAAACAGGGCAAAGCTAGGGCTTGAACACAACTGTAGGACTTCATTATCAGTACAATAacttaaaagcatatttaaaccAACAGCAAGCCAGAAGGGCTGCTACATATTGTAAAGTACCAACTTCGGGCTTGGAAGGATAGGCCTGCTCCTTCAAGAAGTCCCAAAGGAAACCACTCTATTTCCTGCTATCCCAACCCAAGGATGCTTGTGGAAACATCCAGGTCTTTGTCATAAATAGGATATATTTTGTATTCAATTTCTGTTATCAGACAGTTAAAGAAGCAACTTCCTTCCAGTCTGGAACAATCATGAGTTTCCAATCCTGAACAATCGGAACAAAACTACTGTTGGCAGCTAATTCCATCTGCTTTTGTGTTACCAGAACATACCCATGGGCGACATTGCTACCAGCTGGTCTGTTAGCTCTCCCCTCTCAGCAGCTGCCTGGAGGACACCCTTCATATCTCCTTTCCACAACATGAGCTGCTGAAAGAGCTCTGGATGCCCATTCTCCAAGTGATGTTTTCCTGTTGGAAGCAAACACACCTCCTATCAGCGTGAGTGCAATGGCATCTTTGCTAAACTAACCTGGCAAAAGTGAGATTATTCTAGATTAAGATATTGCAGATTTGCATCTGAAAGATGTAAAAACTACTGGGGAAGAACGTCTTCTTTATACACAGACCTGCATTCTTAATCCTGTACTTTAATCCACAGTAAAGAAAATCCAAGCATTTTTTCCAATTTGATTTCTCCTTGAATGTAACAGTTGCAATGAACATATTGTCAAAGTGGATTCATTATTCCACTGACCTTCCACATCAATCATCTGGTGCAGAGAAGCCCTGTCCATGAACAGCCCCAGGTGGATGCGATCCTTCAGGTCAGGGGACACATCTTCATTATTATCTAAACCAGATAAAAAGAATGAATATGCAAGatgtggtaaaacactggaaactAGGACCTCCCAAGTCACTGTACTACTCCCTTATACTCAACTGTTGGCAAATACTTGTGTCTTCTACTTTTTTTCCGGTACAGCAGATTTAACAATTTGCAGATGAACATTTAGAACTTACACCTCTAAGTGTGATTAGAAGGACCGCGTTAGTACAGAACATTTATTCTAAATCAAACATAGCATGTTCCTTTGAATTGTCTAAGGAGCGGGACTGTGAGAATACAAACATCTCCCTCACGGCTTATTTTCCCCAGCCCATATTATACTTCTGGAGGTGAAGAACACTTTGCACGTAGGCAGAGAATTCTACCCTATCTCCACAGCACAGCCGCTCAAAACCTGTCTGAAGTGGCTACAGAGAGCTGAAACACTGCAAGAGAAGTTCGGCAAGACACCACAACTAGCCACACACTTTGATAAAggtaaggatttaaaaaaaataatgcttagtGGTCAAGGTGAAGCCCTTGGACATATGCTTCTGAATACTTTAGAGCTCCTACCCTCTAAGTATTTTCGTTTTAGACTAATACCTTTGGTTTTCAGACACGTAGCCAGCCTCAGACAGTCCTGATGCAATTCATCTTTTGATCTGTGATCCATGAATGTGCTGAAGGGTAGAATAGAACGAGGCTTCCTCTTCTTCAGGGAGGCATCAACAGCTGAAAAATGAGACACATTGTAGTCGCTGCTGCGCAATTCCCAGAGAGTCTCCTACAGCAGATTTCTCCAATGTATTCCAAAACCCACTCTTCctcacacaggaaaacaaaaaccagatgcTCAAGTGCCACATGCATCTCTGTTGTGACAACTCTGACTTTTGAATACTGATTGCTTTGCGTATTTTTCTGCCCATCGTGCCTGGAATGAAACTAGCAACTAAAATGCAGTATATTAAGCCCACATTAAACAACTACTCAATTGACCTGACAAGCAGGACAAATAAAAGAAGCAGCATCTTAAAATgtggaagagattttaaaagcacACTCTTCTTTCTCTGGCACTGATTTGGTGTCACATTAGGAAGGGAAGCTGCAGCCAAACAGAAGCTAGAATGAGGAACTCTGCCTTGATGCAAGACTGTTAAAAGTCCCCCCAAAATACTAACTTTGTTTCTCTTTAGGTGGATCCTTTTTCACAGCAGCGGCTTTCTGGGTCACAAAAGGCTTTGGCAAGCTGAATGAAGAATAATCATATGCAGATGAAGGTGTATCCTTGGACACTGTGGTGTTAagtgataaaaaaggaaaaacaatacaTGGAAAAGCCCATAGCAGAATACTTGATATATTCACATTCTATTACGTTAATTTCGAAATATACAGAATCCAAGCTTTGCTTTGCCATAGAACTTAAAAGCTTTTTAGGGAAAGCAAACATTAAGAAAACATTACAGAACCGTCAGAAAGCTAAATAGGATGTCAACAGACACTAAAGGTCTACCAGTATTTTAAGATGTATCACCAGAAGGCAACACTGATCAAAAATGACATTGTTTCAAGCCAAACACAGTAACTGTTCATTAGGCCAGAATCTTCTTATTTAAAGACCGTTAATTCTAAACTAGTTTAGAAAATTATGAAAGGCATTCCAGAACTCTATTCTGTTCAAGTGAACTGTTTCAATAGAACCACGTTATGAGAAAATCTgcatgaaaatattaaacttgGTGATGCACTGAGGGCTAACCAGTCTGGGAACCATTGAACTAAGATGATTGGATTATTACCAGTCATGGAGACTTTATCAGGCAACTCTGTCTCctgagtttctttttctccttcgtGGTCCGACACTCCATTTTCCTCTGGCAACATTTCCTTCACGCTCTCATCTCCGTTCACAGCATCACTTGGATCCTGCTTGGCTGGACTCTTTCctataggcttttttttcttcttggttttgacTTTTGGTtgcatacttctttttttctccaattctATACTCTTTTTGCCTGTAAAAGGTTGCAGAAAAGTTACACGGATATTATCTGTAGAGATTTTTAGTGTATTAGCTGTCTGTCTTTCAAGATCAACATTTCGTTTCCAAATAAAACTCAATTTAAACCTAGACAGTTTATTCCTGAAGAGCTAGCAGGCAGATTTGGAATTCAGCATAAGAACTTATCATACCATTTCAATGTGGCAACCCTCTGTTTCCCAGCTCCAATGTAATTTTCAGGAAATGATCTTCTGTTTGGATATACATACCCTGAGGAGGCCGTGTGTGCTCCTGCTTTGAGATCTGCCATTTGTGAACAGAAAAATCATCTGCTCCTGTATAAACAGAATCTGAATCCACTGGTGACCACTGGACACTCAGCAGCCGGCCCTGGTGCCCTCGATAGTTGCAGAGTGGCTCTTCCTTCATAACATCCCATACCTTATTATAAACAAGAAAGAGATCCGATTACTCAGAAAGTCTCATCTTCCCCTAATACTCTGCATTTTCTCTTCAGTTATTTGCACTTGTAGGAGTTTCTCTTTTAGGGTGTTTGCACAGGGATTTCAAATACCAACATGCAAATGGAGAAAATTCGGGGCTTCCTTTGTTTGCATCGATACATTTgcataacttctttcttttttaaggatcCAAAAGTGCCAATATGAAAACGATAATGACTGGACTTGCAAATCAACTTGCAAGTCGCAAAAACACGTGGATACGTACGTATCGGGTATCAAGTAACCAGGAGATAGTTACCAAGGATAAACACGCAGTACTTCACCAGTTTATCTCACGAAAGCAGCACTGCTGTTTACTCAGCTTGGTTCTAAAACACTGTAGAATGGATGATTTGAAACTAAAAGAAACACACTTCTGAGTGGCTGTGGAGCAATACCTGTGCAGTGCCATCATAGCAAGCAGATACCAATCTTCCCTCATGGTGGGGGCTCCAAGAAAGACTTGTGATTTTAGCTGTGTGCCCAGCCAGAGTTCGAAAAGGCTCTGTTATTGTCACAGGACTTTCTGAagtgctctctgaaaaaaaaaaagaaaaggatcaaaTATGGCCAGCAAGACAGACCAGGAGTAAACCACAAGAAGATGCCAAGAATTGGAATATAATCTGCAAACCATTACCTACAACGCTCTTCAGATTATGCACATAAATAGTGGCATTGATTGAGCCTGAAGCTATCAAGTAACTCAGGTCTGGCTGGCTCCCATGCTCATGATGCCAACGAATAGCGTTAATCAGTTTATGATGTTGTTGGATAGTGCAGAGCAACTTCAAGTCTGGCGCTTGAAATATTTCAATTGACCTGGAACGTAAGAACAAAAGTGTAAGAACTCCAGcagtcactgaaaatgttttttttttttgttatcctgcATGAGCAGAATTACAGAACATGAAATATAGTAACTaaatgagtttttcttttcttctcaaaccCTCATTTAGTACATCAGCAAAAGTGCGTTTCAACCACAAGTGGatccttgaaaaataatttaacataatGACGTAGATTCTTCATGCCAAGAGCAGCTAAACCAAATAACATCAAGGAACAGAGACAAACCAGGGCAACAAAAAGTACTTTTGCTTCGCTGTAGTGGTTCTTCTCAAGATCAGCACATACACCACATTAACCTGCAAGTGAAACATACCCATCTTCATTGCCAAGAGCCAAGAGTTTGCCATCTGGTTTCCAGCTGATCTCTGTACGCGCAGGCAGTTTGTGCTGTAGAGAGAAGACACAACTATTACCAAAAACTCTTAAATCTCTCTCGCGTACATTCAACAGAGGAAGACTGGCAACTGGACAGAGTTGCAGTTAGCCCACAACATGAAAGTCACAAAAAGGTCCATTGCTTTTGTAGCAGTGACATAAGCTTGAGCAATTAAGAACGACTGAATGAACTGATGCAAGAACCAGTGATTATTTTTATCAGGTCAGTGAAATGTCTCAAAGGAAGTTTGTCTGGATTCCAGTAGGACTTTGATCTCCTTATGCTCCTTGGAAAGCCAATTCTatcatatttcaaaataaatcaaagtttACTTATATTATTTCTATTCTTTCTAATTCTGACAAAAGCTACTtacaattttacatttaaatatctaaaaatcATCATTTCATTGCCTGTGACATTAGTCTCAACCCCCAGTGAGTCTTCTACTCaaggaaaaagccaaaacccatCTGATACAGATCAATATAGTTTGAGTATCTTCAGTTGACTTATGGTGACTTAAAGCAACTGAAGATCTAACCCACATCACTTATTTTGTACTTTCAACTAAGAAATGACTCATGATACTTCACTGCATACTCTCACTGCAGGTTTCAAACTTTTTATTTGTTACAGATAGATACATCATGAAGGCAAAATCAGAAACTTACGCCATCAAGACCATAGAAACTATGACATGGTTAACATGAATCCATAAAAAACCCTTAAAATCATACTCACTTTGATTGAATTAGTGTCTCGGATGACTTTGTTGATGTCATTTGCCTCTCCATTAAGCTTCCAGGGGTTGTGTTGAAAAACAATACCTTCTCCAGCACAACTATATAAAGTTACAGAGGGCTGTTCACCTTCTCCTTCTgtccaacagagaaaaaaagctaaatataCAACGTTCTTCAGTTTTCCCAGAAGCAATCACTCACACTGtaaatcaaaacattattttaaaacgCTACATAGACACTTCAGTTGCCTGTGATCCAGCAGCGAGAAATTCTCACAATACAATCCTCTGAAAGGACCTCTCATTTCTACCAATAGATCTCTCCATAGCACAATCACTGCAAGCATTAAAATTCCCTTTAAAGTTTGGTCCTTAAAAAAATTCAAGCTGTATAAGAAAAGCTAATGGAGCTGTTCTGTTTAGTTCAGCTGGTAGAAATGTACTTCTGGAGCTAAGGAACACGTATGTGGTCTGACGCACTTACTGCGGGAAGCCTGTGCAGACAGTTACTGGCCTGTAATACTCTGAAGTAAGCACAG encodes:
- the GEMIN5 gene encoding gem-associated protein 5 gives rise to the protein MAAVRVLPASPNWYSSRCSDTSGDGRLFGFAARHRVCLLDVSGGAPAFYGELIGHTDRISGFVFCQCPGQSSLCASSSDDGSVQIWDTEALAPVAEHSLHQNAISALHWSPLVKDLIVSGDEKGIIVCYWHNRSDSQQFFPEPRTIFCLTCSPHHENLVAIGYKDGMVVIIDISRKREVLHRLRGHDDEIHCLAWCPVPGEERLSAWQDELQVPSEEGKVPNGELTQDTTTKKGCYLASGSKDQTIRIWSYTRGRSVMTLKLPPTKRRGGAVDPAVKERIWLTVHWPSGRSTEIVSSSFGGELLLWDLTQSGKRKWTLLGSSEGQNHSRIVFNLSSVKRQDKELLFSISMDRDVKCWDLSTLDCSWTMPSLGGFVYSLAFSPVDTGCLAIGVGDSMIRVWNTLSMNNIYDVKTFWQSIKSKVTALSWHPTKEGCLAFGTDDGKVGIFDTFSSSAKNKPPQISSTYHKKTVYTLAWGPPTPPLSSEGEGEQPSVTLYSCAGEGIVFQHNPWKLNGEANDINKVIRDTNSIKHKLPARTEISWKPDGKLLALGNEDGSIEIFQAPDLKLLCTIQQHHKLINAIRWHHEHGSQPDLSYLIASGSINATIYVHNLKSVVESTSESPVTITEPFRTLAGHTAKITSLSWSPHHEGRLVSACYDGTAQVWDVMKEEPLCNYRGHQGRLLSVQWSPVDSDSVYTGADDFSVHKWQISKQEHTRPPQGKKSIELEKKRSMQPKVKTKKKKKPIGKSPAKQDPSDAVNGDESVKEMLPEENGVSDHEGEKETQETELPDKVSMTVSKDTPSSAYDYSSFSLPKPFVTQKAAAVKKDPPKEKQTVDASLKKRKPRSILPFSTFMDHRSKDELHQDCLRLATCLKTKDNNEDVSPDLKDRIHLGLFMDRASLHQMIDVEGKHHLENGHPELFQQLMLWKGDMKGVLQAAAERGELTDQLVAMSPMVGYQAWVWTVEAFAKQLCFQEQYVKAASHLLSIHKVYEAVELLKVNHFYREAIVIAKARLRPEDPILKDLYTSWAALLEKDGHYSMAAKCYLGAASPYDAVKVLAKKGDVTSLKTAAELALVSGEEELSASLSLRCAQDLLLSRNWVGAQEVLQQHKTLFGQRLVFCLNELLCKCLSERNPCDRKSPVPPCYHSWELNREASFFDMVIEVWQNKLGMDSTEQAMCAREQLRSIEHPPSTSNSHPKQVLFHISHDLTLAALSYRTATWDETVKSILGAVSRSYDAGNFTLMQEICSIVLPEGCDNLRHKLDGTDSQSMDACRSLEGFVAYGLLYDLWWNPPKDSLVLQKAVVDPVLHPSEQTAVEKSYISGQSSSEETPDQTAVEMDENLCNTNEVCGCETESDSRSSSLNLVDSQPKLNGCKVLLSEEIAALQNTQRDIAEVQQILADMIRQHQQQRNNLQENTNGITQESNVQQNSETGLDKPCSDSNQMNCKDEVKEPITLPELTKQLLKAKQKLAEFPDNLKVFPFPDVLECCLVLLHTRSLCPPELHEQALDLLKKHGSANIYKKAVRRLLT